The nucleotide window ACGGCGTTCGAACTGCCGGACGGCCGGACCGCCCCCGCGTTGCGGAAGGAGCTGTGGGCGCGCCGGGTGGAGATCCCGGTGATCGAGCGCCCGGGCCGGTTGCTGATCCGGGTGAGCCACCACTTCTACACGACCGAAGCCGAGATCGACCGGCTCGCGAAAGTGCTGAAGGAGATCGGTGTCGCGAGCATGTAGCAGTTCCAATCGACTACGGGCGCTGGCGCGGGAGTGGCCCGGGGCAGAACATTGGATGGGTAAAACTGTACTTTCCGCGAATTTGTAGGCCGGGCGGTGATGGTGGTACGTTCGGAGTAGACGAATGCCGGCCCGTCCGGGAGGATGGCGTTACCACACGACCTCCCAACCCGAACGGACGCGGCGATGCCATCTTCGCACACTCCGGCCCCGCGGTGCCAGTGGTTTTCGATTCTGGCCGGTGCCTTGGATCGGCGCTCGGGCCGGCGGTTGGCGCTGTTGTTCCTGGGGGTGCTGTTGGCCCGCGGGCGACAGGCCCGGAGTTGCTGGATCCGAGCCGCCGGGTTGTCGTCCCAGTACCGCCGCTGCTACCCCACCGCGGCCGCCGTCGGGCGCCGGGCCGAGGCCATCGCCACCCGGTTGTTGGTCGAGGTGCTCCGGCCGTTGGTGACCGGGCCGCGGGTCGTGCTCGCGTTGGATGACACCCCGACGGCGCGGTACGGTTCCCAGGTGCAAGGGGCCGGGGTGCACCACAACCCGACCCCCGGGCCGGCCGGGAGCGGGTTCGTGTACGGGCACGTGTGGGTGGTCCTCGGGTTGCTGGTGGCGCACCCGCTGGGCGGGGTCGTGGCGTTACCCCTGTTGGCCCGGCGGTACATCCGGAAGGCGAACCTGGGGGCGGTTCGGGCGGCGGACCGGCCCCCGTTCGCAACCAAGCTGACCATGGCCGTGGGCTTGGTGCGGTGGGCGCACGGGTGGCTGGCGTTGTGGGGGAAGGCGGTGTGGGTGGTGGCCGACGGGGCGTACGCCCAGGGGCCGGTGCTCAAGCCGCTGCGGAAGCTCGGGGTGACGGTGGTGAGCCGACTGCGCCGGGATGCGGCCCTGTGCTCGGTGCCACCGGCGCGAGTACCCGGGCGGCCCGGCGGCCGCGGGTGTACGGGACCGAGCGGGTGTCGCTGGCCAAGCGGGCCGCCCACCCCGGCGGGTGGAGCACCGGCATGTTCACCGTGTACGGGAAGTCGGTCGAGAAGCGGTACAAGACGTTCGTGGCCACGTGGCGCCCGGCCGGTGGGGCGATCCGGGTGGTGTTGGTGGACGAGCCCCACGGATGGGTCGCGTTCTTCGGCACCGACACCACCGCGACCGTGGCCGACATCCTGGAGCGGGTGGCCGACCGGTTCACCCTGGAGACCTGTTTTCGGGATCTCAAACAAGTCGCCGGGGCGGGTCAGCAGCAGGTGCGCGGGGTGCCGTCGAACGTGGGGTGCTTCCACCTGTGCGCGTGGGCCCACACCCTGACCGAGGTGTGGGCCTGGAACCAGAACGCCGAGGCCCTGGTGGGGCACCGATCCGCATCCCCGTGGGACGACCCGAACCGGCGCCCGAGCCACGCGGACAAGCGCCGGGCCTGGCAACACGAGCTGTTGGCCCAGGAGATTCAGGCCGTTGTGGGCGAGCACCACGACCACGCGAAAATCCGCGACCTCGCCCACCGGTGCTTGGATCTGGCCGCGTGAGCGCGGCCGATTCGCGGAAACTACAGGCCTACTTGAAACTACTGGAATCCAGTAGTTTCAAGTTGGGCGATTTATGAGTAGCGGGCCGCATGGGTTTACCGGTCAATGGTGGTTACCACGCCTCCACTGTCGGAGCCCCCATGCGACCCAAACGTCAGTCTATCCGAGCCACCCCGGCCCACGCCACCCGGCACCTCCGTCCGGTCCTGACCGACTGGCTCGGCCGTGCGGTCCAACTGCCCAAGCGTCGCCGCACCTGTACACCCGAGGTGGTGTGGCGGGTGGTGCTGTTCGCCGCGGCGTTCGCCCGCTCGGTGGCCGCGGCCTGTGCCGCGATCGCCGACGCCCCGTCCGGGCAGGCCATCTGGGATTGCTTGTACCTCACGCTGCCCAAGCGGCGCCGCACCCTCGAGCGGCGGTTGCGGCCGGCCCTCCACGCCCCGCTCGGCAAGCGGAAGCGGGCGGCTCGGGTCGCGATCGACTACCACCGGATCGGGTACTTCGGGACGCCGAACCGGGACACCACCCGGTCCAAGGGGGCCGGCGGCACCCACACGTTCCACACGTACGCCACCGCGTGCCTCGTCGGGGGACCGGACCGGTACACGCTCGGGTTGACGGCCGTGGGCGAGAAGGAGCCGATGACCGCGGTGCTCACCCGGCTGTTGGATCAGGTGACGGCGGCACGGGTTACGGTCCGGGTCGCGCTGCTGGACAAGGCGTTCTTCTCGATCGCGGTGATGCGGTTGCTCCAGGCGCGGGGTGTGCCGTTCGTGATCCCGGCCGTGGTCCGGGGCCGCAAGCCCCGGCCCGGGGTGAAGGGGGTCGGGTTGCGGGCCGTGCGGCGGCGGGGCGCGGGTCGATATGCGTACACCCACGCGGATCGGGGCACCTCGGTGCGGGTGCACGTGGTGATCGCTCACAAGAGCTACCGGTACCGGCGGACCGGGGGCCGGCGGAGCAAGAAGTTACTGTACGCGGCGTGGCGGGTGAGCGGGAGCCCGGTGGCGATTCGGGACCTGTACCGGACCCGATTCGGGATCGAGAGCAGCTACCGCCAGTTGGGGCAGGTTCGGCCCCGGACCTCGACCACCGATGGGGTCGTGCGACTCCTGTGGGTCGCCGTCGGGCTGATCCTGCGTAACGCCTGGTTGTGGTCCCGCTCAGCCCGCGGCCTCGGGTGGACACTGGCGGCGGTATGCCTGATACTGTTGGCCGATGGGCTGGCACCTACAGATGGCGAAAATAAGTCCATTACTACTGCACGATCGGCCAACAAAACCAAGCCGCCAACTTGAAACTACTGGAATCGCTTGTGCGGTATCACGGACGCGATCCGCTGACGAACAACGCATGTCGTGTCAATACTTGGCCAACTCGCACACAACGAGCGTGACATCATCGGACAGCTTCTGATCTCCTCGAAATTGCTTCTGGTCCGCGAGCAACCGGTCCAGGAGCAATTGGGCCGATAGAGCCCCGCCAGCCGTGAGCGCGGCTTCCAACCGGTCTGTACCATATCCCTCGCCACGGTCGTCCCGCGCTTCCACCAAGCCGTCGGTATAGAAGCACAGCCGGTCTCCCGGTTCGAGCTGCACAGTGCGCTCGCGGTACTGCTCGTCGGGCACGATTCCGAGGAGGAAGCCTTGAGCCGAAAGCGGCTGCACCGTGCCGGTGCGGGCGACGAACCGCAACGGGTACGGGTGCCCCGCGCTGGCGTAGGTTAGCACCCGGGTGCGGCGGTTCAGCACCCCGTAGAATGCCGTCACGAAACGGTCGTCAGCGAGCCCTTGGAGCCGGGTGTTCATCTCGGACAGCACCACTCCCGGTGAGATGGTCCCACTCGCGATGTCGGCGAACGCGGACCGCGACATGATGGCCACCATCGCCGCCGCAATGCTGTGCCCGCTGGCGTCGGCGATCAGGAACCCGATGTGGTCCGCGTCCGGCTGGGCTACGTCATAGTAATCACCGCCAAGGTGATCGAGCGGGGCATAATGCACCCCCCACCGCAGTTCCGGCCAAGGAGGGGGCGAGTGCGGCAACAGGAGCCGGGTTTGAAGCTGACCGGCGGCGCGGAGGTTGTGCCGCATCTCCGCATCGCGGGCCATGATCTCGCCCAGCGCCCGCTTCAGTTCGTGCGTGCGGTGTTCGACCACCCGGTTGAGGTCGTCCGCGCGCCGGCCCAGCAGCATCCGGGTGGAAAGTAAGCCGAGTACCGTACGGTCCTCGACCACGGGCAGGTGCCGCACCCGCTTCTGCTCCATCAGGGAGACCGCCGCCTCCCACGCTTCATTCGGGCCAATGGTGATCGGGTCTGGCGTCATCCAAGCCGACACCGGCAGCTCGCGCCAGCCCGGGTCGGCGTCCGCGACGCGGCGCAGTAGGTCGCGCTCGGTGAAGATTCCCTGTAACTTGTGTTCGCCGGTCGTTACGAGTACGGCACCGATCCGCAGCCGGTTCATCTCCCCCATCACGTCGCGCAGCGGGCAGGACGGCGGAACCCGCACGGGGGTCGACATCATCACCTGTCGCACACTCAACTGGTCTGGCCGCGTCAACATTCGTCACCTGTAAGCCGCGCGACGGCGTGGGCCGGCGGGCGCGGTTTTGAGGAGGAATTATAGAACCCGCGGTCCGCGTCGCCCGAATCTGCAGAATGTGTCCGCAGAAGCTTGACCACTCTCCCCGATGCGAGAAGACACACTGGAACTGCCCGCGCGGGGAGAAACCGATGCCGATCTGGGTGCGACAAGCGGCGGCGATCCTGGTCCGCGACGGACGGGTGTGCCTTGTTCGGTCGAGCAGCGGGCGCCGCTGGGTTGTCCGGCTCTCCGCGATTCTTGGGGACGTTCAAGCTTTCGCCCGGCCGAAGCGGTCCAACACGCAGAGCCGGAATTTCTTGAAGTTGACCATTCCCCAGGCACGCCACAGGATGGCGCGCCGCCCGTGGTTGAATCCCTCGGTCCGACCGTTGCTGTTCCGGTTCCCGAAGTAGTTCGCGATCCGGCCCATCCCGTTCGTCAACGTCTTGCAGAACTTCTCCAACGCCGACAGGCCGAGTTTCCGGACCTCACTCATCCAGCCCTCTAACCGCTTTCGGCCCTGCTCCGCCGTGACCATCGTTCGATCCTCGAAGATGGCACGCAGACCCTCCCGTTGGTCCCACAACGCACCCAATGCCGGGAACTCCTGCCGCAACCGGGCGAACGGTTCCCGGTCCTCCTCGCGCAGGTTCTCCGGGTTCGTCACCCACCACCGGCTCCCCTTCAACCGGGTCTTGGCCTCCGCCGACAGGCCCCGCTGCAACTCCCGGCGGGCCGCCGTCAACCCGTCCTGGAAGTTCTTCATCACATGGAACCGGTCGATGGTGATGGCGACGCCCTCCCCGAACGCCTCCCGAGATGCCTCCACATAGGCGTCCCACATGTCCGTCGTCACCTCCTCGACGGTCGCCAGCAGGCCACTCGCCTTGGCCGCCTTCCGGTACGCCAGGACCGTGGCTTTCTCCCGGTTCTCCAGCACATTCAGCCCGTGGTCGTGATCGATGATCACGGCGACGAACTGTCGGTGCCGCTTTTGAGCGACAGCTCGTCGATCCCGATCCGCCGGATCGGCCCGGTCGGCGTCCGGGCGAGGTCCGGTTGCTGGCGCGCCACGTAGTCGTAGTATCAGCCCTCCAACGTCTTCTCCGCAACCCCGAAGAACCGGGCCGCGTTGGACACGTCGCTGTGGCGGATCAACTCGGCGACACGCCCCAGTAACCGCTCCGTGCCGTGTGCCCCTTCGGCCAAGAACTCGATGGTCAGGGTAAAACATCGGTCGCAGTGTGGGCACTCGAATTGTCCGACGCGGACCGTCAACTCGACGGCGTGGGAGCCGATGGGCCAGTCGAGGATGCCCTCCCGAGTGCGGCGTTGCTTGACCATCTCGGTCACCCGATGGCAGTGCGGGCACACACCGACGGGGTGTTCGGGAACCACGGTGATGACGTACCGCTGGCAGACCTCGTCCTCACGCACGTGGACGACCGCGAACCCCGGTAGGTGGAGGAGGTCGGTCCAGAACGTGGAGACGCTTTCGTCGGGCATGGTCGTGTCTCCCGAGCTAGTACTACTCCGTTAGAGGTCGGAATCGCTTTAAGCGGTTCCGACCTCTAATCTTGCATGAGAACCTTTACTCCAACCCTCGACGCGGCTGTTCTCGAGCGGTTGCGTGATTACGCGGCCCTGTTTGCGGATGACTTCCCCCAGTCCAAGCCCGCCCTCTGGGCCGGGGTCTACCTCCAGGGCTTGCTCCTCGACGGCGAGCGCAAGTCCATCGAACCGCTCTCAGAGTGTGTTTTGAAACCGCTCTAGATTTTGAGCAGCAGATGGTCTACTCATGGCCGCCATGAGTAGGAAGCGATACCCGACGGATCTGACGGATGCGCAATGGGAGCAGTTGGACCGGCTGTTGCCGAAGCCCAAGTGCGGGACCGCCAAGGGTGGTCACCCGGTGGTGGTGGACCGGCGCGAGGTGGTGAACGCGATCTTCTACCACCGGCGCGCGGGCGGGGCGTGGCGCATGCTCCCCCACGACTTCCCGGCGTGGCAAACGGTGTACGGCCTGTTCCGCGACTGGCGCCTCGCCGGCGCCTGGGATCAGGTGCATGCGGCGCTCCGCGAGGAGGTGCGCATCGAGGCCGGGTACCCCGCCACCCCGGAGACCTTGCGGGTCGACAGTCAGACGGTCAAGATCACCCACCGCGGCGGCCCGAAGGGGTACGACGGGGGGAAAAAAGGTGAACGGCCGCAAGCGGTTCATCGGGGTCGATTCGCTCGGGTTGGTGTGGGCCCTGTCGGTGCTCACGGCCGACATCCAGGATCGGGACGGCGGGCGGTGGCTGCTGGGCGCGGTGCGGCACCGGCTGCCGCGGGTGCGTGAGGTGATCGCCGACAGCGGGTTCTCCAAGCGGTTCCAGCAGTTCGTCCGCAACGTGTGCCGATGGGCGGTGACCATCACCGCCAACGCCAAGGACGGGTTCAAGGTGCACACCCGGCGGTGGGTGGTGGAGCGCACGTTCGCTTGGTTCGTCCGGTACCGGCGGCTCATGGTCGATTACGAGTACCACACCGAAACCACCGAAGCCATGATCCAAGCCGCCATGATTCACCGCATGCTCCGCAAATTGTACCCCAACCCGTAGGTTTCAAAACACACTCTCACGCCGCATCACCCTGCCCGACGAGCTCACCAGCACCGATCCCGAGCAGGCACTCCAACAGTTCGTCAACCAAAGCCCCTGGGATCAGAAGCCCGTCCTCACGCGCTATCGTGCCCACCTCGCTCAGACCTTCGCCAGCCCCGACGGGATCTTCCTGTTCGACGACGTCTTGTTCCCCAAACAGGGCACCCACTCCGTGGGCGTTCCGCGCCAATACTGCGGCGCGCTGGGCAAGACGGTCAACTGCCAGGTCGCGGTGTCCGTGCAGTACGTCGGCCCCAAAGGTCACTACCCCCTGGACCTGCAACTGTACCTGCCGGACGCGTGGCTCGCCGACGCCACGCGGTTGGGCCGAGTGGGCGTGCCCGAGGATCAACGCATCGCTCGAACCAAGCACGAGATCGCCCTGGAACTGTTGGACCGGGTGCGGGGCGAAGGTTTACCCGGCCGCGCGGTGGTGGCCGATGTTGGGTACGGGGTCTCCGGCGCGTTCCGGGCCGGGCTGGAGCAACGGGGGCTGAAGTACATCGTGGGGGTGACCGGGGACCTCGTGGTTTTCACGGCAGAACCCAAATGGGATCGACCCGGGGCTGATAACTCGGGCGGTCGAGGTCGCCCCCGCAAGCCGCCGCGGCTGGCGGCGAGCAACCCGCGCCCGGTGCCGCTGAGCGCGTTGGCCGAACGGGTCGCGCGGCACCGGGTGGGCTGGCGCGAGGGCACGAAGGGGACGTTGTCCGGGCACTTCGCGTGGGTGCGGGTGTGGCCGGCCCACGGGTGGAAGACGGGCGAGTGTGCGGACGAGAAGCCGTTGTGGGTGTTGGTCGAGAAGCAAGGCGAGGATGGTCCGTTGAAGTTCGCATTCTCGAACCGACCGGCGGGCACGAGTCGGATCGCGGCGGTGCGGCTGTGGAAGAGCCGGTGGCCGGTGGAACAGGGGTACCAGCAATTGAAGGAGGAGTTGGGGTTGGACCACTTCGAGGGCCGGTCGTGGCGCGGGTTCCACCACCACGCGGCCATGACCCTGTTGGCGTACGGGTTCCTGTTGCTCGAGAGAGACCGGCTCGGGGCCGAACGGGATCGGGCCAACCGCACCCGCCCGGAGCGGGTAAAAAAGGGGGCGCCGAACCGCCCCTGACCCTGCCCGGGGTGCGGCGCGCCTTGCAACAGCTGCTGCGCCCGTGGGCCCAGCCGGATTGTGTCCACTGCCGGGCACAGCACTTACATCCGATTCAAATCTAACGGAGTAGTACTAGGGAGCAGGAGATCGGTGTGGAGGCGACTCGCTGAGCTTAGTGACTGTCCCATATGTGAGATTTATGCCACCGTGTGGGTAAGCGTTCACAGTTGATGCGGGTGTATCTCAACAGCCAGCGAAAGTTGGGTTCATCATCGGTGGTTGTTGAGCCGGGACCGGGATCAGTGTTGGTGGCTTTGCCCCGGTACGGTGTGCGGTGACGGCGTCGGTGAGGAATGCGAGCACGTTGCGGCCCTGCCGGCGACACGAGGCCAGGACCGTGAGGATCCGCTCCACGAACCGGCTACCGCGTTCGGAGTCGGTGCCGTAGCTGGTCTTGCGCCAGCACACGGCGTGACGCAGGGCCCGCTCGGCCGCGTTGTTGGTCGGTTCCACCCCGCCCACGCGTGCGAACGTCCACAGGGCCGGCTCCACCGCCAACAGCTCGCGGCACACGGCCCCGGTCTTGGGGCACCCGCACCGGCCCCCGTACCCCAGGTGCGTGCGGAACCGGGCCCGCACGGCGCGGGCGTACACGCGAGCGAACGTGGACCGGGCTAACGTCCCGTCCCGCACCCGGAACCAGTGCCCGAACAGTTCGTCGGAACAGGCCAACAGGGCGGCCCCGATCGGGGATCCGTCGTTGCCCCGATCGATCATCGCCTGGAAGTCCCGCCGCAGGTGCGCCCAGCACACCTGGCGCCGATGCACCGGCAGATGCGTGTACACCGGATACCGATCGGTCGTGTGGACCTGGGCGGACCCGTCCCGCAGGTCGTCGAACGCGCTCCGGCCCCGGGTGGCGCGGATCAGGAATGCGACCACCGAGGTGCTCACCGCGACCCACAACCAGGCCCGCTGGCGCCCTTGCGTCCAGCCCGTTTCGTCCACGTTCGCCGGGTGCCCGCGGGTGTACGCGAGAGCCGCTTCGGCCACCGGGGCCAGAGCCGCCGCGGTCGTGTGCTGGAGTTTGCACACCGTGGCCGGACGGATGGGCAACCCGAACAGGTCGTCGAACAGTTGGCTCACCACCCGCTTGCCCAGGCGGCACGAACCGGTGAGCATGGCGGCCACCGCCTGGACCCGGGGACCGTACCCGGGAGCCGCGTCGGCGGGCACCGGTGCGGTCGTCACGGCGCCGCAGTGCGGGCACCGGAGCCGATGGCACCGATACTCGGTCACCTGCGGCCGGACGACCGGGATCTCATGCACCTGGTGAATCGACGGGTTCGGGTCGTCCCCGGTGAGTGGGCACGCACACCCGCGGCAGGTGTCCGGTTTGAGGGTGTGGACCGTGTCGGGCGGCAGCACGGTGCGCTCGGCCTTGGGGTGCCCCGATTGACCGCCGCGCCGCTTCCCCGAGGGACTCTTGGGCGGGGCCGGCTTCACCTGCGGACCATCCGACGAGGGCGGTTTCGACGAGTTGCTGGAATTCTGGTTGAGCCGGGTCTGAAGGTCGGCCACCGTGACCTGGAGAGCCGCGACCGTGGCCTGCAACTGCGCAACCGTCGCTTCCAGCGCACGAATGTACGCCACCACCGCTGGCGGCAGGTCACTCGGTAGCTCCGGCGGTTGAGGAACAGATGTCATCGCGTCCGTTCGATTACGGAACACCGGCTCTTGAGGCAACCCCGCGCAGAATCGAGTCACAAAGGCCTGGAAAATGCACGGCCCGCACCCCGTGAACGGTTACCCGTGTGGTATTGAAACTCGGCGTCGCCCCCTTTCGGCTCAAGCCGGTTGAGCATCAGGTGGATCATGGCCAACTTGACGAACGCCTCCGACGACCGCACCGCCTTCTCCCGGTCCTTGGACAACCGCCGGCACGTCCCCAGCCAGGCGAACGTCCGCTCCACCGTCCACCGCCGCGGTAACTTCACCCACCCCTTGGCCCCGTCCGGGCGGCGGACGATGACCAGCTCCCACCGGGCGTTCGTCTCGACCCACTCGTACAGGGCGTAGTTGTGGTACTTGCGGTCGGCGAACACCCGGCGCACCTTCCCCATCGGTTGCTCGTCCAGCCGGCCGAACAGTTCGGCCGCCGCCTTGGCATCATCGACGCTCGCGGCCGTCACCAGCACGGCCAGCAGCAACCCCATGGAATCCACGAGGATGTGCCGCTTCCGCCCGTCCACGTTCTTGGCGTTGTCCCGGCCCCGCTCCTCGCCGCCGGAGGTCGTGTCCACCGACTAGCTATCCACGCTCGCGGTCGTCCGGGGCGAGTACGGCCTCTCGGCGGTGCGGACCTTTTTGCGGAGAAGGTCATGGATCGTGTCGCGGGTGCCGTTGTGTCGCCACTCGTCGAAGTACCGCCCGACCGTGGACTTGGGCGGGAAGTCCTTGGGCCGGTACCGCCACTGGCAACCGGTCCGCAGCACGTAGAAGACCGCGTCGGTGACGTCCCGCAGGGCGGTGGTGCGGGGACGGCCGCCGGGGTACACGGGGATGTGTGGCTCGATGAGCCCCCACTGCTCGTCGGTCACGTCGCTCGGGTAGGATTGGGTTCGCATGGACCATTCTACCCACCCAACCGCCACATATGGGACAGTCACTTAGGCGGCCGGGGGCCACTGCTGCGCACATCTGATGCGTGCCGTTATGTCCGACCGTTTGGCGGCTTCGGCTGGAGCAGCTTGTGAATCGAGGTGTGCCCCCCAGACTTTCGCGGCGGAGGCTTCTCCGGTCGCGGCTTCTGGTTCGGCACCTTGGCCCACTTCGGCGACCATTGCGTGGAGAGCAACTCTCGCACGCGACCGCGCACCCGCTCATCGCCGCCCGGCACCGGGAGGGCGGCGGTCACCTCGTCGAGCGTCAGCACCTCGTGCAACCCGATCAACTCACGGGTCATGTCCGCGAGCACCTGCTCGGCGGACACATCCTCAACGGGCGTGGGCTCGGGGCGACCGGCCGTGATGTACGCTCGCACCAGTTGCAGCACGTTGAACAGTACCAGGCACAGGGCCCCCTGGAACACGGTCGCGGGCGGACGGCACCCGATCAGTCGTTGCAGGTGGAGCACCTCGGTGATCTGTTGGAACACGTTCTCGATTTGCCACCGCGTGAGGTACACCGCCAGCAGATCGGCGCCGGGGTGCCGTCGGTCGTCGAGCCGGTCCGTAATCACCCCCACGTCCTCGTCGCCCGGGCGGATCAGGGTGACCCGTCGCACGTACAACCGGCGCTCCCCTTGCCCTTCGGCCCCGAGCCACCCCCACTCCTGACGAACCGCGCGGCCGTCATCATCCGTGCCCGTGACCGGGGCCCGCGTCGGGTCCGGGTGGAACCCCGTGTTGTGCCCGTACCGGACCGCGAAGTGGTCTCCGTCGGCGGCGAACCGACGGGGCTGGATCAGGTCGCAGAACTGGCGGTCGGCCACCCACCGCCGTGGCCCCGTCACCACCTCACGGACGGTCGGCAACAGAGCCGGAATGGACCGGATGTCATTGGCCTCCCCGTCAACATCGGCAGCCAGACCGACCGCCACGCCCTCGGCGGGTAGGTACGCGACCAGCAACTTCCCGCCGTATAGTTTGCCCGGCTGGTTCCGGGTCGGGAGCAGCCGCTTGGCCACCCTCTTGATCTTCTTCCCATCGACCACCACCACCGACAGCCCGCTCAGGCTGGCCGGCACAGCGGCCGGCCGGGCGTCCGCCGGGAGCAGCGGGCGGAGGCGCGGGGTGAGGGTGGTAAGGAGGGCCTCGGCCAGCGGCAACGGGAGGCGCGCGAGTTTGCCGTACACGGCCCGCACTTGGCACGAGATCTGGTTCCGCTGGACCGCGTCGAGGATGGCCCCGCGACCGTGGCCCCGGTACCGGGTGAGGGCGTCGGCGAGCACCCGGACCAACTCGGCGAAGGTGAGCTGGTCCTCGTAGCACCGACCCCGATACCGGTCGAACAGGTCCGCGAGGACGGCGTCCGAGGCGAGGTACCCCCATACGGTGTAAAACGCCTCGGCCAGCGGTAGGCGGTGTAGCACTTCGGCGGAGAAACCGTTCGCCGCGGACGCCGTCCCGGTTGCGGATGGCACGACAGATCCTCAACGTCCTGATGGGTCAAGACGTTATAGCCCAAGCCAGATGTGCGCAGCAGTGACCGACGAGTACCGTCCGGGTAGTTTGGCGCATCGTCTGGGCGTCAACCGCGACACGGTCCGTCGTTGGGTGAAAGTGAAGTGGGTGAACGTCCGTCGTGACGAGAACGCGCACCACGTGATCTGGGTCGACGCCGAAGAACTAGAGCGCCTGCGAACCCTTCACCAACTCCCCCGCACATGGGCGAATAAGGCTCGCTTCGAGGAGCTGGAGAAGCCCAAACCGCGGCCGGCGCGGTAGACTGGAACCGGCCCGGTTGCCAGCCGACCGGGCCACCCCACCTCTACCTTCGGAGGCATTATGGCTGAGCTATTGAGGAGTACGTTCCAAGAAATGCGCGCGGAACTGGGCCTGGAGACGACCCGCGGGCGGCGCGAGAAGACCGTGTTGCGGGCGGCCCCGTGCCTGTTCCGGTTGTACACCGTGGTGGCGGTCCAGTTCCACACCCTGCCCGCATCGAAGCGAACCGGGGTCGTGGAATGGCCGGGCAATACCGTCGCAACATTCTCCGATGCGTTGGCGGCGGTCCGGCGGTGGCTCTGGGCCGAGGCACTTTTGCCACAGGCCGGGCAAACCATGGGTCTTGATAAACTCCCGGAGCCCGTGCGCGAGCTCTTGCTTACCACGCTCGCACCCGCCGGATAAGCGTCACAGATTCGGCATCAGTCGAGTTCAGAGCCTGTGAATCAAACCCTCTCGGGCGGCAATCGATTCCGTTCGCAGTCGTGGTGAGAGGGTCTGTGGGGCGGTGCTCGGGTTTGCTCCCAGGCTATTGGCGGCATGCGTCGCGCCTGCACCGTTTTTGCCTCGTCAGGGCACCATTTCCGCGGCGCGCGGCCTTGCCCCGCAAGCCAGGTTGTGAGCGACCGCAAACCACAGGACCACGGACATCACCTTCTCCACCCCGCGAACCAGTCATCGCAACAGACCGCGGTTCCGGGCCTGGGCGTTCACGCACTCGATCGTCGCGGCCCGATGTCGGTACACGTCTTGGGCCGCCTCGGTCCCCATCCGGGGGAGCCACTGGCGGACCGTCGGATGGTCCGTGGCAAGCGGTTGGTACCGGTCCCGAGTCGGATCTTTCGGCTCCGGCACCGGCGCGTACACGGTACATCCCCGTGGCGCGTCCTCAACCGCCTGAATGTCCGACAGGTCGACGCACCCGCCGTCGGACAAGACCTCTCGCGGGTACATCCCGTGCCGTGCCCGCGTCTGGCCCACCAATGGCGTGAGTTGTCCGCTATCGGTGCCGTTGGTCGTGACCTCAACGGCACCGATGGCCTGACGTCCACAATCGGTACCCAGTTCCACGTCGTACGCCGAACGGAACCCGGCAGAGCTTGTACCCGAGGCGGTTCAGGATGTCACCGACGGTCTGGCGGGTCGGCACCTTCCCGGCCCGTTCGGGGACGGCCAGCAACGCCTCGCGGACGGCCATGGCGGTAACCCGGGTATAGGCCAACGGGGTCTGGAACGTGGGACCGGCCTGGGCGTGCGGAGCGACCAGGCGGCGGATGTGCACTTCGACCTTGGGGTGCAAGTCCTCGGTCGCCGTCCGCCCGCGGGATTCGAAGTCCTCGACGCACCGGATGCCT belongs to Gemmata obscuriglobus and includes:
- a CDS encoding transposase; this encodes MPSSHTPAPRCQWFSILAGALDRRSGRRLALLFLGVLLARGRQARSCWIRAAGLSSQYRRCYPTAAAVGRRAEAIATRLLVEVLRPLVTGPRVVLALDDTPTARYGSQVQGAGVHHNPTPGPAGSGFVYGHVWVVLGLLVAHPLGGVVALPLLARRYIRKANLGAVRAADRPPFATKLTMAVGLVRWAHGWLALWGKAVWVVADGAYAQGPVLKPLRKLGVTVVSRLRRDAALCSVPPARVPGRPGGRGCTGPSGCRWPSGPPTPAGGAPACSPCTGSRSRSGTRRSWPRGARPVGRSGWCWWTSPTDGSRSSAPTPPRPWPTSWSGWPTGSPWRPVFGISNKSPGRVSSRCAGCRRTWGASTCARGPTP
- a CDS encoding transposase; translation: MRPKRQSIRATPAHATRHLRPVLTDWLGRAVQLPKRRRTCTPEVVWRVVLFAAAFARSVAAACAAIADAPSGQAIWDCLYLTLPKRRRTLERRLRPALHAPLGKRKRAARVAIDYHRIGYFGTPNRDTTRSKGAGGTHTFHTYATACLVGGPDRYTLGLTAVGEKEPMTAVLTRLLDQVTAARVTVRVALLDKAFFSIAVMRLLQARGVPFVIPAVVRGRKPRPGVKGVGLRAVRRRGAGRYAYTHADRGTSVRVHVVIAHKSYRYRRTGGRRSKKLLYAAWRVSGSPVAIRDLYRTRFGIESSYRQLGQVRPRTSTTDGVVRLLWVAVGLILRNAWLWSRSARGLGWTLAAVCLILLADGLAPTDGENKSITTARSANKTKPPT
- a CDS encoding transposase family protein, with the translated sequence MPDESVSTFWTDLLHLPGFAVVHVREDEVCQRYVITVVPEHPVGVCPHCHRVTEMVKQRRTREGILDWPIGSHAVELTVRVGQFECPHCDRCFTLTIEFLAEGAHGTERLLGRVAELIRHSDVSNAARFFGVAEKTLEG
- a CDS encoding transposase gives rise to the protein MIIDHDHGLNVLENREKATVLAYRKAAKASGLLATVEEVTTDMWDAYVEASREAFGEGVAITIDRFHVMKNFQDGLTAARRELQRGLSAEAKTRLKGSRWWVTNPENLREEDREPFARLRQEFPALGALWDQREGLRAIFEDRTMVTAEQGRKRLEGWMSEVRKLGLSALEKFCKTLTNGMGRIANYFGNRNSNGRTEGFNHGRRAILWRAWGMVNFKKFRLCVLDRFGRAKA
- a CDS encoding PP2C family protein-serine/threonine phosphatase, with the protein product MMSTPVRVPPSCPLRDVMGEMNRLRIGAVLVTTGEHKLQGIFTERDLLRRVADADPGWRELPVSAWMTPDPITIGPNEAWEAAVSLMEQKRVRHLPVVEDRTVLGLLSTRMLLGRRADDLNRVVEHRTHELKRALGEIMARDAEMRHNLRAAGQLQTRLLLPHSPPPWPELRWGVHYAPLDHLGGDYYDVAQPDADHIGFLIADASGHSIAAAMVAIMSRSAFADIASGTISPGVVLSEMNTRLQGLADDRFVTAFYGVLNRRTRVLTYASAGHPYPLRFVARTGTVQPLSAQGFLLGIVPDEQYRERTVQLEPGDRLCFYTDGLVEARDDRGEGYGTDRLEAALTAGGALSAQLLLDRLLADQKQFRGDQKLSDDVTLVVCELAKY
- a CDS encoding transposase, which codes for MRRSARRCASRPGTPPPRRPCGSTVRRSRSPTAAARRGTTGGKKVNGRKRFIGVDSLGLVWALSVLTADIQDRDGGRWLLGAVRHRLPRVREVIADSGFSKRFQQFVRNVCRWAVTITANAKDGFKVHTRRWVVERTFAWFVRYRRLMVDYEYHTETTEAMIQAAMIHRMLRKLYPNP